From a single Sinorhizobium sp. RAC02 genomic region:
- a CDS encoding methyl-accepting chemotaxis protein, protein MSHENSAKGRTLSVSSRLATLGAAAFLGFGTMLTAGWHGGATIRGASEAAVGIQTKVNVVQAMRLANVDLVLVAMDSIIDREEKAIQPERLKIIEGSLKTLKEGAGPAKALAVELGKPTMLDSFEADLQQVEKAISVDLKKMIEDGAPFEAFAALDDAIDGGGERMTATLATLAGEGSGLLEARVNDAQLASAQSLQYQIGIGLLGMIMLLGLIVYHGKKLRDGIYAVRDSMKRILSGDVNTPVAATERGDEIGEMARSAEAFREAAVEKRALEQANEDSRTRIETERHGRETAAHEDERQVRVAVEALGRGLNRLSEGDLTVALLDPFRTDLEQLRIDFNNTVERLRNVMADVKDNTGSIQSNSGQMRAAADDLAKRTEQQAASLEETSAALEEIMTTVRTATARAEEAGQMIDSTKASAVESERIVSDAMSAMERIEGASSEIGKIINVIDEIAFQTNLLALNAGVEAARAGEAGKGFAVVAQEVRELAQRAAGAAKDIKGLITRSSEEVKTGSRLVQATGQSLGRIGGDVVRIHEHMASIVTAAREQASGLQEINVAVNQMDHVTQQNAAMVEQSNAVSHTLAQDAENLTRLVGQFQIHEGVRASVGSPRAASAASRPAPSPARNLVSKVAGAFKSNAAVKGNSLTVAENWEEF, encoded by the coding sequence ATGTCTCACGAAAATTCAGCAAAGGGTCGGACCCTTTCCGTCAGTTCCCGTCTCGCAACTCTCGGCGCTGCCGCCTTCCTCGGCTTCGGCACGATGCTCACGGCCGGCTGGCACGGCGGCGCCACGATCCGCGGCGCCTCCGAGGCCGCCGTCGGCATCCAGACCAAGGTCAATGTCGTTCAGGCGATGCGGTTGGCGAATGTCGATCTCGTCCTGGTCGCGATGGACAGCATCATCGACCGCGAGGAAAAGGCCATCCAGCCGGAGCGGCTGAAGATCATCGAAGGCTCCCTGAAGACGCTGAAGGAAGGCGCAGGCCCAGCCAAGGCGCTGGCCGTCGAACTTGGCAAGCCGACCATGCTCGATTCGTTCGAGGCGGATCTGCAGCAGGTCGAGAAGGCGATTTCCGTCGATCTCAAGAAGATGATCGAGGATGGTGCGCCGTTCGAGGCCTTCGCAGCACTTGACGACGCCATCGACGGTGGCGGCGAACGTATGACGGCAACACTGGCAACGCTCGCCGGAGAAGGCTCCGGACTGCTCGAAGCGCGCGTCAACGATGCGCAGCTCGCGTCCGCACAGTCCCTGCAATACCAGATCGGTATCGGCCTTCTCGGCATGATCATGCTGCTTGGCCTGATCGTCTATCATGGCAAGAAACTGCGCGATGGTATCTACGCGGTTCGCGATAGCATGAAGCGCATCCTTTCCGGCGACGTGAATACGCCAGTCGCCGCGACTGAACGGGGCGACGAGATCGGCGAGATGGCCCGGTCCGCAGAAGCCTTCCGCGAAGCCGCCGTCGAAAAGCGCGCCCTGGAACAGGCGAACGAAGACAGCCGCACCCGCATCGAAACCGAACGGCATGGTCGCGAGACCGCGGCCCACGAGGACGAGCGGCAGGTGCGCGTGGCCGTCGAAGCGCTCGGTCGTGGCCTCAACCGTCTGTCCGAAGGCGACCTGACGGTCGCGCTGCTCGATCCGTTCCGCACCGACCTCGAACAACTGCGCATCGACTTCAACAACACCGTCGAACGCCTGCGCAACGTCATGGCCGATGTGAAGGACAATACGGGTTCCATCCAGTCGAACAGCGGCCAGATGCGGGCGGCGGCAGACGATCTGGCAAAACGCACGGAGCAGCAGGCGGCCTCGCTCGAAGAGACCTCCGCCGCACTCGAAGAGATCATGACGACCGTGCGCACGGCGACCGCCCGCGCCGAAGAGGCCGGCCAGATGATCGATTCCACCAAGGCAAGTGCGGTGGAATCCGAACGCATCGTCAGCGACGCCATGTCGGCGATGGAGCGCATCGAAGGTGCCTCCAGCGAAATCGGCAAAATCATCAACGTCATCGATGAAATCGCCTTCCAGACCAACCTGCTTGCGCTCAATGCCGGTGTCGAAGCGGCACGGGCAGGGGAGGCCGGCAAGGGCTTTGCCGTCGTGGCCCAGGAGGTTCGCGAGCTTGCCCAGCGCGCCGCCGGCGCCGCCAAGGATATCAAGGGCCTCATCACCCGCTCTTCGGAAGAGGTGAAGACCGGCTCGCGCCTTGTGCAGGCGACCGGCCAGTCGCTCGGCCGCATCGGCGGCGATGTGGTGCGTATCCACGAGCACATGGCTTCCATCGTTACCGCTGCCCGCGAACAGGCGAGCGGCCTCCAGGAAATCAACGTCGCCGTCAACCAGATGGACCATGTCACGCAGCAGAATGCCGCGATGGTCGAGCAGTCGAATGCCGTAAGCCATACGCTGGCCCAGGACGCGGAAAACCTTACCCGTCTCGTCGGCCAGTTCCAGATCCACGAGGGCGTGCGCGCCTCCGTCGGTAGCCCGAGGGCGGCCTCCGCCGCCTCCCGTCCCGCCCCGTCTCCGGCAAGAAACCTTGTCTCCAAGGTTGCCGGGGCCTTCAAAAGCAATGCCGCGGTGAAGGGGAACTCCCTTACCGTCGCAGAAAACTGGGAAGAATTCTGA
- a CDS encoding chemotaxis protein CheW — protein MSNAIKQSGAYLEIVSFHLAEQEFCIDIMAIREIRGWAPVTPMPHTPPYVLGLINLRGAVIPVIDMACRLGMKMTEPSERSAIIVTDIAGKLVGLLVEQVSDMMTIKSEALQPAPEIIPEAQRAFCRGIVALEKSMVCFLNLDTVIADELAQAA, from the coding sequence ATGTCCAACGCCATTAAGCAGTCCGGCGCCTATCTCGAAATCGTTTCCTTTCACCTCGCGGAGCAGGAATTCTGCATCGACATCATGGCCATCCGCGAAATCCGCGGCTGGGCGCCGGTGACGCCGATGCCGCATACGCCGCCCTACGTTCTCGGTCTCATCAACCTGCGCGGCGCGGTGATCCCGGTCATCGACATGGCCTGCCGCCTCGGCATGAAGATGACGGAGCCGTCCGAGCGCTCCGCCATCATCGTCACGGACATTGCCGGCAAGCTGGTCGGTCTGCTGGTCGAGCAGGTTTCCGACATGATGACCATCAAGAGCGAGGCCCTGCAGCCGGCGCCGGAAATCATTCCGGAAGCCCAGCGCGCCTTCTGCCGCGGCATCGTGGCGCTGGAAAAGTCGATGGTCTGCTTCCTCAACCTCGACACCGTCATCGCCGACGAACTCGCCCAGGCCGCCTAA
- a CDS encoding CreA family protein, with translation MPLKPSVLRLRTLVAAGLLALAALPAAAETVGKVGVDWIGNDIYIDAVTDPEVSGVTCHVTYFDRSVIDRLKKGNWFEDPSNNAISCQQTGPITIGDIELDREGEEVFKSGLSLIWKSLIVTRVYDKKNDTLIYLAHSRELTEGSAKMSISTVPLYGETVTWTNGKP, from the coding sequence ATGCCGCTCAAGCCATCCGTTCTCCGCCTGCGCACGCTCGTCGCCGCCGGCCTTCTGGCGCTCGCCGCCCTGCCGGCCGCCGCCGAAACCGTTGGCAAGGTCGGCGTCGACTGGATCGGCAACGATATCTATATCGACGCGGTGACCGATCCGGAGGTCTCCGGCGTCACCTGCCACGTTACCTATTTCGACCGCAGCGTCATCGATCGCCTGAAGAAGGGCAACTGGTTCGAGGATCCGTCGAACAATGCCATCTCCTGCCAGCAGACCGGACCGATCACCATCGGCGACATCGAACTCGACCGCGAAGGCGAGGAAGTCTTCAAGTCCGGCCTGTCGCTGATCTGGAAGTCGCTGATCGTCACGCGCGTCTACGACAAGAAGAATGACACGCTGATCTATCTCGCCCACTCGCGCGAATTGACGGAGGGGTCCGCAAAAATGTCGATCTCCACCGTACCGCTCTACGGCGAAACCGTCACCTGGACCAACGGCAAGCCATAA
- a CDS encoding copper homeostasis protein CutC — MTKPLIELCVEGIDGFLAAQEAGADRVELCASLVEGGLTPSLATIRAAVKAAKIPVHVIIRPRGGDFLYSDTEFETMVEDIKALRDEGVSGVVIGCLTPDGRIDELRTKALVEAAGPMSVTCHRAFDMTADAREALEALIRCGIDRVLTSGQRDTAVEGVAILKAAVEQADGRIVIMGCGALDAGNIQTVRDETGLTEMHFAALTTVPSGMAFRNPHVGMGGSEKDREYELTLTDKDAVRATITAAKS, encoded by the coding sequence ATGACCAAGCCCCTCATCGAACTCTGCGTCGAAGGCATCGACGGTTTCCTCGCCGCCCAGGAGGCGGGTGCCGACCGCGTGGAACTGTGCGCGAGCCTCGTGGAGGGCGGCCTGACGCCGAGCCTCGCAACCATCCGCGCCGCGGTAAAGGCGGCAAAGATCCCTGTCCATGTCATCATCCGCCCGCGCGGCGGCGACTTCCTCTATTCGGACACCGAGTTCGAAACCATGGTCGAGGACATCAAGGCGCTGCGCGACGAGGGTGTTTCGGGCGTCGTCATCGGCTGCCTGACGCCGGATGGCAGGATCGACGAGCTGCGCACGAAAGCACTGGTCGAGGCCGCGGGGCCGATGTCTGTCACCTGCCACCGGGCCTTCGACATGACGGCGGACGCCCGCGAGGCGCTGGAAGCGCTGATCCGTTGCGGCATCGACCGCGTGCTCACCTCCGGCCAGCGCGACACCGCTGTCGAAGGCGTCGCAATCCTGAAGGCAGCCGTGGAACAGGCCGACGGCCGCATCGTCATCATGGGCTGCGGCGCGCTCGATGCGGGCAACATCCAGACAGTCCGCGACGAGACTGGCCTCACCGAAATGCACTTCGCGGCACTTACGACCGTTCCAAGCGGCATGGCCTTCCGCAACCCGCATGTCGGCATGGGCGGCAGCGAGAAGGACCGGGAATACGAACTGACCCTGACCGACAAGGACGCCGTGCGCGCAACCATCACCGCCGCAAAATCCTGA
- a CDS encoding dipeptidase, which yields MQLIFDGHNDVLLRLLENARKGADPVAEFVDGTDKGHIDAPRAKKGGLAGGFCAMFIPPNEDYPAREVDENGHYNIPMVGPLEQPAALNTAIEMAAIAFRLERVGALAICRSTADIRSAMAAGRFAAVLHIEGCEPIAEDLSTLEAFYAAGLRSLGPVWSRHNRFGHGVPFAYPSSPDTGPGLTDAGVELVKACDRLGIMIDLAHITEQGFWDVAKTSTQPLVATHSNVHALTPISRNLTDRQLDAIRERKGIAGLNYATTMLRADGLENADTPLSDMVRHVDHMVERMGIDCVALGSDFDGATIPAAIGDAAGSQALVEALRSAGYGEEDLAKLCRENWLRLLKTVWREA from the coding sequence ATGCAATTGATCTTCGACGGCCACAACGACGTTCTCCTGCGCCTGTTGGAAAACGCGCGAAAGGGCGCCGATCCGGTCGCCGAATTCGTGGACGGCACCGACAAGGGCCATATCGACGCCCCGCGCGCCAAAAAAGGTGGCCTCGCCGGTGGTTTCTGCGCCATGTTCATCCCGCCGAACGAGGACTACCCCGCTCGTGAGGTTGACGAGAACGGCCATTACAATATCCCCATGGTCGGCCCGCTGGAACAGCCCGCAGCCCTCAACACCGCCATCGAAATGGCCGCCATCGCCTTTCGCCTGGAACGCGTCGGGGCACTTGCCATCTGCCGCTCCACTGCGGACATCCGCTCCGCCATGGCGGCCGGCCGCTTCGCCGCCGTGCTGCATATCGAAGGCTGCGAGCCGATTGCCGAAGACCTTTCCACGCTGGAGGCGTTTTACGCAGCCGGCCTGCGATCGCTCGGCCCGGTCTGGAGCCGCCACAATCGCTTCGGCCACGGCGTGCCCTTTGCCTATCCCTCCTCGCCCGACACCGGCCCCGGCCTCACCGATGCCGGCGTCGAACTGGTCAAGGCCTGTGATCGCCTCGGCATCATGATCGACCTTGCCCACATCACCGAGCAGGGCTTCTGGGACGTCGCAAAAACCAGCACCCAGCCGCTCGTCGCCACCCATTCCAACGTCCATGCCCTGACGCCGATCTCGCGCAACCTCACCGACCGCCAACTCGACGCGATCCGCGAGCGCAAGGGCATTGCCGGCCTCAACTACGCCACCACCATGCTGCGCGCGGACGGGCTCGAAAACGCCGACACGCCGCTGTCCGACATGGTGCGCCACGTCGACCACATGGTCGAACGCATGGGCATCGATTGCGTGGCGCTCGGCTCGGATTTCGACGGTGCAACGATCCCTGCCGCCATCGGTGATGCCGCCGGCAGCCAGGCGCTGGTCGAAGCACTGCGTTCTGCCGGCTATGGCGAAGAGGATCTTGCAAAGCTCTGCCGCGAAAACTGGCTGCGGCTCCTGAAAACCGTCTGGCGCGAAGCCTGA
- the nagA gene encoding N-acetylglucosamine-6-phosphate deacetylase, translated as MTALTAITGARIFDGDLWHENSALLIDDGKVAAIVPRRGAPADARAVPMDGLSLVPGFVDLQVNGGGGVLLNEQPDLEGIRTICAAHARFGTTGLLPTLITDNRAVTTQTITAGLAAQKAAVPGFLGLHLEGPHLSVARKGAHDPALIRPMEDADLSRTIDARKGLDALLMTLAPENATNTQIAALHAAGVTVSLGHSDCGYDIAAAAVEAGARMMTHLFNAMSPLGHREPGMVGAALDLGHLNAGLIADGFHVHPASIAAALRAKRGPGRIFLVTDAMSTIGTDMTSFFLNGREIFREGGRLTLADGTLAGADIDMASCIRYMRDHVGLDLEEALRMASLYPAEAIGMTGRKGRLTHGHDADFAVIDDDVNVLSTWIGGTPVFAA; from the coding sequence ATGACAGCGCTCACCGCCATTACCGGCGCCCGCATTTTCGACGGCGATCTCTGGCACGAGAACAGCGCGCTGCTGATCGATGACGGCAAGGTCGCCGCCATCGTACCGCGCCGTGGCGCACCGGCCGATGCCCGGGCCGTGCCGATGGACGGCCTGTCGCTGGTCCCCGGCTTCGTCGATTTGCAGGTCAATGGCGGTGGCGGCGTGCTGCTCAACGAGCAGCCCGACCTCGAAGGCATCCGCACCATCTGCGCGGCCCACGCCCGCTTCGGCACGACCGGGCTGCTGCCGACGCTGATCACCGACAACCGTGCTGTGACGACGCAAACCATCACCGCCGGCCTCGCCGCACAAAAGGCGGCGGTTCCGGGTTTTCTCGGCCTCCACCTCGAAGGCCCGCATCTCTCCGTCGCGCGCAAGGGCGCACACGACCCGGCGCTCATCCGCCCGATGGAGGACGCCGACCTCTCCCGCACCATCGACGCCCGCAAGGGCCTCGACGCCCTGCTGATGACGCTCGCGCCGGAAAACGCCACCAACACGCAGATCGCAGCGCTCCATGCGGCAGGCGTCACCGTCAGCCTCGGCCATTCCGATTGCGGCTATGACATCGCGGCCGCCGCAGTCGAGGCAGGCGCGCGCATGATGACCCACTTGTTCAATGCCATGAGCCCGCTCGGCCACCGGGAGCCCGGCATGGTCGGCGCGGCACTCGATCTCGGCCATCTCAATGCCGGCCTCATCGCCGACGGTTTCCATGTCCACCCGGCCTCTATTGCCGCAGCCCTACGGGCCAAGCGTGGCCCCGGCCGCATCTTCCTCGTCACCGATGCCATGTCGACCATCGGAACGGACATGACGAGCTTCTTCCTCAACGGCCGCGAGATTTTCCGCGAGGGCGGCCGCCTGACGCTCGCCGATGGCACGCTCGCCGGCGCCGATATCGATATGGCCTCCTGCATCCGCTACATGCGCGATCATGTCGGTCTCGACCTGGAAGAAGCGCTGCGCATGGCGTCGCTCTACCCGGCCGAAGCGATCGGCATGACGGGCCGCAAGGGGCGCCTGACCCACGGCCACGATGCCGACTTCGCCGTCATCGACGACGACGTCAACGTCCTCTCCACCTGGATCGGCGGCACGCCGGTCTTCGCCGCCTGA
- a CDS encoding SIS domain-containing protein has protein sequence MQTNMRKEIKEIPEAAARLLSGSASAIAAAGKALRERDPQFFVTVARGSSDHAALFLKYAIELTAGRPVASLGPSLASIYGAKLKLGGGAAIAISQSGKSPDIVAMADGATKGGAVSIALTNTLPSPLSEACSHSLDLSAGPELSVAATKSYVNSIVAGLAVLAEWTGDDALDRAVKNLPEQFAKAVALDWSELAGDLKDAQSLYVLGRGPGLAIASEAALKFKETSGMHAEAYSSAEVLHGPVALVGPSFPVIALAARDAAEASVTGMADSLAERGAYACVTGAGAKSARKLPFVATGHPITDALALIVPFYGFVEAWSRGKGLDPDKPVNLKKVTETR, from the coding sequence ATGCAGACCAACATGCGCAAAGAAATCAAAGAGATCCCCGAAGCGGCTGCCCGGCTGCTGAGCGGCTCGGCAAGCGCCATTGCGGCCGCCGGCAAGGCGCTGCGCGAACGGGATCCGCAATTCTTCGTCACGGTCGCGCGCGGCTCCTCGGATCATGCCGCACTCTTCCTGAAATACGCCATCGAACTGACCGCCGGCCGGCCGGTCGCCTCGCTCGGCCCGTCGCTCGCCTCGATCTACGGCGCCAAACTAAAGCTCGGCGGCGGCGCTGCCATCGCCATCTCCCAGTCGGGAAAAAGCCCTGATATCGTTGCCATGGCGGACGGTGCGACGAAGGGCGGCGCGGTCTCGATTGCGCTCACCAACACCTTGCCCTCGCCACTTTCGGAGGCCTGCTCGCATTCGCTCGACCTGTCCGCCGGTCCCGAACTCAGCGTCGCCGCAACAAAATCCTACGTGAACTCCATCGTCGCCGGCCTCGCCGTGCTGGCAGAATGGACGGGCGACGACGCGCTCGACCGCGCGGTGAAAAACCTGCCGGAACAGTTCGCCAAGGCCGTCGCCCTCGACTGGTCCGAGCTTGCCGGCGATCTCAAGGACGCCCAGTCGCTTTACGTGCTCGGCCGCGGCCCCGGCCTTGCCATCGCCAGCGAAGCCGCGCTGAAGTTCAAGGAAACCTCCGGCATGCATGCCGAGGCCTATTCCTCGGCGGAAGTGCTGCACGGCCCGGTCGCCCTCGTCGGCCCATCCTTCCCGGTTATAGCGCTTGCCGCCCGGGATGCTGCGGAAGCTTCCGTCACCGGCATGGCAGATAGCCTGGCCGAGCGCGGCGCCTATGCCTGCGTCACCGGCGCCGGCGCGAAAAGCGCGCGAAAACTGCCCTTCGTCGCCACCGGCCATCCGATCACCGATGCGCTCGCCCTCATCGTGCCCTTCTACGGCTTCGTCGAAGCCTGGTCGCGCGGCAAGGGCCTCGACCCCGACAAGCCGGTCAACCTCAAGAAAGTGACGGAAACCCGATGA
- a CDS encoding GntR family transcriptional regulator yields MTTPLTTILSPESLQSGVPGPLYVKLRQTLEEAITSGKLNYGDALPAERDLADHAHVSRVTVRKAVDDLVKDGLLVRRHGSGTFVAKPVSKVQQSLSRLTSFTEDMARRGLTTRAEWLDRGLFHPSPDEMMMLGLPPDGLVARLGRLRVADDMPLAIERACISSEFLPDPMQVQGSLYAALEKHGCRPVRAVQRISAYNMKDPDAAMLGVPAGSAGLSIERVSYLRTGRVVEFTRSIYRGDAYDFVAELTLSET; encoded by the coding sequence ATGACCACGCCGCTCACCACGATCCTTTCGCCCGAAAGCCTGCAATCCGGCGTGCCCGGCCCGCTTTACGTCAAATTGCGCCAGACGCTGGAAGAAGCGATCACCTCCGGCAAGCTCAATTACGGCGATGCCCTGCCGGCCGAGCGCGATCTCGCCGACCACGCCCATGTCAGCCGCGTCACCGTGCGCAAGGCGGTTGATGATCTTGTCAAGGACGGCCTGCTGGTGCGCCGCCATGGCTCCGGGACCTTCGTCGCAAAGCCTGTCTCCAAGGTGCAGCAATCGCTCTCGCGCCTCACCTCGTTTACCGAGGACATGGCGCGGCGCGGGCTCACCACCCGCGCCGAATGGCTCGACCGCGGCCTGTTCCACCCCTCGCCGGACGAGATGATGATGCTCGGCCTGCCGCCGGATGGGCTCGTCGCCCGGCTCGGCCGCCTGCGCGTTGCCGACGACATGCCGCTCGCCATCGAGCGCGCCTGCATTTCCTCCGAGTTCCTGCCGGATCCGATGCAGGTGCAGGGATCGCTCTATGCGGCGCTGGAAAAACATGGCTGCCGGCCGGTGCGCGCCGTGCAGCGCATCTCCGCCTACAACATGAAGGATCCGGACGCCGCCATGCTCGGCGTTCCCGCCGGCTCCGCCGGGCTCTCCATCGAGCGGGTATCCTATCTCCGTACCGGCCGGGTGGTGGAATTCACCCGCTCCATCTATCGCGGCGACGCCTACGATTTCGTCGCCGAACTCACGCTCTCCGAGACGTGA
- a CDS encoding N-acetylglucosamine kinase: MTDYILGIDGGGTSCRAAVARPDGTILGRGKSGAANILTDPNNAIISITEAAKAAYRDAGFDEASVNGASAFLGLAGTNVGDLTRYVHDRLPFRHTDIDSDGLIALQGAIGDEDGAVAILGTGSIYMGRKNGTVRYIGGWGFTVGDLGGGARIGHALLQEALLAHDGVHARSPVTEAVLEEFKHDPRGIVEFARLSKPGDFGRFAPLVFDHARQGDPQAIAIAKAGATAVNESLDAIMAQAGAPRLCLLGGLAPLYPNWLSEHHRAILVEAQADALTGAVALAANRRRERTGAAA; encoded by the coding sequence ATGACGGATTACATTCTCGGTATCGACGGCGGAGGGACGAGTTGCCGTGCGGCGGTCGCAAGACCGGACGGCACGATCCTCGGGCGCGGCAAGAGCGGCGCGGCCAACATCCTGACCGACCCCAACAATGCGATCATTTCCATCACGGAAGCCGCCAAGGCCGCCTATCGCGACGCCGGGTTCGATGAGGCCAGCGTCAATGGCGCCTCGGCGTTTCTCGGTCTTGCCGGCACCAATGTCGGCGACCTCACACGCTATGTGCACGACCGCCTGCCCTTCCGTCACACCGACATCGATTCTGATGGCCTGATCGCCCTGCAGGGCGCGATCGGCGACGAGGACGGCGCTGTGGCGATCCTCGGCACCGGCTCCATCTACATGGGCCGCAAGAACGGCACCGTGCGCTATATCGGCGGCTGGGGCTTTACCGTCGGCGATCTCGGCGGCGGCGCGCGCATCGGCCACGCCCTCTTGCAGGAAGCCCTGCTCGCCCATGACGGCGTGCACGCACGCTCTCCGGTCACCGAGGCCGTGCTGGAAGAGTTCAAACACGATCCGCGCGGCATCGTCGAATTCGCACGCCTCTCGAAGCCCGGCGATTTCGGCCGGTTCGCGCCCCTCGTCTTCGATCATGCGCGCCAGGGCGACCCACAGGCCATCGCCATCGCAAAGGCGGGGGCAACGGCGGTCAACGAATCCCTCGATGCCATCATGGCGCAAGCCGGCGCACCGCGCCTCTGCCTGCTGGGCGGGCTGGCGCCGCTCTATCCGAACTGGCTGTCCGAGCACCATCGCGCCATTCTGGTTGAAGCCCAGGCCGACGCCCTGACCGGCGCCGTGGCGCTCGCCGCCAACCGCCGCAGGGAACGAACGGGAGCCGCCGCATGA
- a CDS encoding N-acetylmuramic acid 6-phosphate etherase, with amino-acid sequence MAAGKTEGRHDQASGLDERQPVDVLKVLADGQKAAAAVVDGALGDIAAAARLAADALLSGGRLVYVGAGSSGLMAMADALELPGTYGISRDRIVILLAGGAASLEDLAGGYEDDRDLAVSDASQAGIGPGDCVIAVSASGSTPYALAIAAYAKEKGANVVSFANNPGARLFDGADVAILLQTPPEVISGSTRMGAGTAQKIAFNMFSTLVGIHLGHVHDGHMVNLKADNIKLKGRACRIVSDISGVGLDEAERLLARSEGSVKAAVLLAAGAEDAGAAQAALDRSGQSLRRALKALG; translated from the coding sequence ATGGCTGCAGGCAAGACTGAAGGCAGGCACGATCAGGCAAGCGGGCTCGACGAACGTCAGCCCGTGGATGTACTGAAAGTGCTTGCGGATGGGCAGAAGGCCGCGGCCGCCGTGGTCGACGGCGCGCTTGGCGATATTGCCGCTGCTGCCCGTCTTGCCGCCGATGCGTTGCTCTCCGGCGGCCGCCTTGTCTATGTGGGCGCCGGCAGTTCCGGCCTGATGGCCATGGCCGACGCGCTCGAGCTTCCCGGTACCTATGGCATTTCGCGAGATCGCATCGTCATTTTGCTCGCCGGCGGTGCCGCGAGCCTCGAAGACCTTGCAGGCGGATATGAAGATGACCGCGACCTGGCGGTTTCCGATGCCTCGCAGGCCGGTATCGGCCCCGGCGACTGCGTGATTGCTGTCTCCGCCAGCGGCAGCACGCCCTATGCGCTCGCCATCGCGGCTTACGCGAAGGAGAAGGGCGCAAACGTCGTTTCCTTCGCCAACAATCCCGGTGCCCGGCTGTTTGACGGTGCCGACGTCGCGATCCTGTTGCAGACGCCGCCGGAGGTGATTTCCGGCTCGACGCGCATGGGCGCGGGCACGGCGCAGAAGATCGCCTTTAACATGTTTTCCACGCTGGTCGGCATCCATCTCGGCCATGTGCACGATGGCCACATGGTCAATCTCAAGGCCGACAATATCAAACTGAAGGGGCGTGCCTGCCGTATCGTCTCCGACATTTCCGGTGTCGGGCTCGACGAGGCGGAGCGCCTTCTCGCGCGCTCCGAGGGGTCGGTCAAGGCGGCCGTGCTGCTCGCTGCGGGAGCCGAGGATGCCGGTGCCGCTCAGGCGGCGCTGGACCGGTCGGGGCAAAGTCTCCGGCGCGCCCTCAAGGCTCTCGGATAA